The DNA region CGACCACCACCGTCGCCGCCGCGCAGTCCCCGAACAAGCCGCCGTACAGCACCGTCTGCAAGGACGCGTGCTCCGGGTGGTACAGCGTGCTCAGCGCCTCGGCCGCCACCACCAGCACTCGGCTACCCGGACGAGCCTGAGTGATCCGGGCCGCCTGAACGAGGGCGTGCACACCGCCCGCGCACGCCAGCGTGGTCAGAGGCACCCGGGTCACATCCGGGCGGAGCCCCAGACGCCGGATCATCTCCACCTCCAGCCCTGGCACCGTCCACGACGTGGAATGCGTCGTGACCACCGCATCCACCTCCGTGCGGTCGAGCCCCGCCACGGCCAGAGCGCTGATGGCCGCCTGCTCCGCGAGATCGGCCACCGCCGCCCAGACCGCCCGAGACCTGGGCCCCACACCTTCTAAGGCGGCCGTCTTCTCCAGCGAAGCCACCCACGGCCGGCTCACCACACCCGCGGCGCGAAGCATCCGCAGCCACACCGCGAGCCTTGGGTGCCCCGGATGTCTGGCCTCCAAATCGGCCGCGATCTCAGAGGTCAGCACCTCTACTGGCGCCCGGCACACCGTTGGGCATGTCATCGAAAACACAACGAACCCTCCTCCATCTCTGCCCAGCGTCGCAGGCACCGGCTGGACGCACCGCCGAACCGTTGAATGCCCGCTGAACGGTGAACACGGGGTCACGTCCGCTGGAGTGGTGTATCGACGGCCACTCGGTGATCTTGTTTTGAGGCTATGCGGTGAGTTCGGTGGTCAGGGTCGTGTTGCCGGTTTCTGACACGTTCGGGTGGCCGGTCTTGGCGAGGATGTCGCGGCTCATGTAGCGGCGGGCTTCGGTCCATTCGTCGTTCTGCTCGGCCAGGACAGCGCCGACCAGGCGGATCAGGGCGGTGCGGTCGGGGAAGATCCCGACGACGTCGGTGCGGCGGCGGATCTCCTTGTTCAGTCGCTCCTGGGGGTTGTTGGACCAGATCTGCCGCCAGATCTCGCGGGGGAACGCGGTGAAGGCCAGCAGGTCGCCCTGGGCGGTGTCCAGGTGGGCTGCAGCCTTGGGGAACTTCGCCTCCAAGGCGTTCAGCACGTGCGTCATCTGGGCTGTCACCGCTTCGGCGTCGGGCTGCTCGAAGACCGTCCGCAGCAAGGTGGCCACCCACGGCTGGGCGGACTTCGGGACCTGGCTCAGCAGATTCCTTGCGTAGTGGGTGCGGCAGCGTTGCCAGGACGCGCCGGGCAGGACGGCCCCGATCGCGGCGACCAGGCCGGTGTGGGCGTCGGAGACGACGAGCTGGACACCGGACAGGCCGCGGGCGGTCAGCGAGCGCAGGAACGCCAGCCAGCCGGCGCCGTCCTCGGCGGTGGCGACGTCCAGGCCGAGGATCTCGCGGTGCCCGTCGGCGTTGACGCCGACAGCGACCAGCGCGTGCACGTTGACGATCCTGCCGCCCTCGCGAACCTTCTGGGTCAGGGCGTCGACCCAGACGAACGCATACGGGCCGGCGTCCAAAGGCCGGTTGCGGAACGCTGCCACCTGCTCGTCGAGGTGCTTGGCCATCGCGCTGACCTGCGACTTCGACAACTGGGTAACGCCGAGGGACTGCGCGAGTTTCTCCACCCGCCGTGTGCTGACGCCCAGCAGGTAGGCGGTGGCGACCACGCTGATGAGGGCCTGCTCGGCCCGGCGGCGGCGCTCGAGCAGCCAGGCCGGGAAGTAGCTGCCCTGCCGCAGCTTCGGGATGGCCAGCTCGATCGTGCCGGCGCGGGTGTCCCACTCCCGCGGGCGGTAGCCGTTGCGGTGGTTGACGCGTTCGTCGCTGACCTGCCCGTACTCTGCATTGCAGAGTACGTCGGCTTCGGCGGACATGAGTGCGTCGCTGAACGTCTTGACCATCGCGCGCAGCAGATCGGGACTCGCCGAGGCCAGGTTCTCCTCGGTCAGGGCGTGCAGGGGCAGACTGTCAGGTGCGGTCATCGTGCTGATCTCCTTCGAGGCTAGACACTTCGAAGATCAGCCGGTGGCCGTCTCTCTATGCGGGCACCAACCCGGACGCCGGGACAAACCCCCGGATCAGGTCCCACCCGTTACACCACTTCCAAAGACGCAACCGAACACGGCTTCCTGCTCTTCCCGGCCACGCGGCAGCGTGCCACTCGCCTAGACCCGCAGGTGTAGGGGGTCCCGGGTTACGTTCCCTGCTCTTCGCCTGCCGCTCCCAAGACCCCAGGGATGCTGCTGTTGGCGGACGTTGATGTCTACCAGGACGTGGCTGTTCGCGCCGGTCATCAACGAGCCGGGGCGGCGCGGCCCTTGATGACTCGTGAGGGTGGGGGTGCCGCATGGATATGTCCGAGCCGAATTTCGCTAACGGCAAATGAATTTTCTCGTCAAAGGGTGGACGACTCGGCGGCATCCATGGCAAAGTATGGCTTTCCCCGGTTCGTTGCGGTGACCGTTTCCCTGTGCCCGTCCATGCGACTCGTGTTGCCCCACTGTTGTAGACGACGAAGTGCGGATGGACCTACCGTCACGTTACTGACGTGAGCCCGGGGTCGACTGCTTGGAGCATCGATAGCACGATTATGAGAGTCCGCTGCCCCCGTATTTGTGTCCCTCGCCGTGGGTAGGGAGCAGGGCTGCCCGCCCCTGCCGCCTGGGGCTACGGTCCCTATAACACGGAAAATACCGTCAGGCAAAACGCTCTTTCTGAGGATCATTGTTGTCGTCCCGCACCGACTGCTTGGCAGCGGATCAGCGGGGACTGCGGCCGGCGGCAAGGGGCTGCCGCCGTGTCCTTGCCGCGTTGCGTCCATGTGATTGCGCGGTTCGACGAGATGAGGGTCCTCTTTGCGACGAGCAACACGTCACTTCCAGCCGGTCCGAACATCGGTTCCGCGCCGTCCGGGACGGGGACGGGACAGAGGTACAACGGCTCCTCCCGCCAGCGGACTGCAGGAGGTTACGGCCGAGAAGGGGGCCGCGTGATCGGGCGGCCGAAAGGTGACGTGCTGATGACGGTGCCGGAGGTACTGGAAGAGCTAAATGGTATCTCGCGGCGAACATTTTACCGGTGGCGTGAGCTTGGTATGGGGCCGAAAGCGTTCAAGTTGCCGAATGGTGAATTGCGCATCCGGCGCAGCGTGTTCGTGCAGTGGTTGGCTGACAGAGAGGATGAGGCGGCTTGAAGACCAGCGACGTTCGCATATGGAGCGTCAGGGTCAAGCGACGACAAGGGAAAGACACCTACGAGGTGCGGTGGGCCGTAGCCGGGCGCGAAATCTCTCGATCCCGGGCGACCAAAGGGCTCGCTGACAAGCTCAGGGCGCGCTTGCTGATGGCTCAGGAAGCCGGAGAGCAGTTCGACACGGAGACCGGCCTTCCCGCATCCATGGAGGAACAGCAGGCCGGACTCAGTTGGTACGCGTTTGCGCTGAAATACCTCGCGATGAAGTGGCCCCATGCCGCTCCGAACTACCGTGACGACATCAACGAGGCTCTCACTGCCGTGACGAAAGCGTTGGTGCCCAAGCGTCCAGACCAACCCTCGGACAACGCTTTGCAACGAGCCCTGCGCGACTGGGCGTTCGTGCTGCCAGGACCAGCTGAGCGAGAGATGCCGACTGGAGCAGCCGCTGCGATCGACTGGGTGGCCATGCATTCGCCTGCGCTGAGGGACCTCGAACAACCGGCCGTGATGCGCGGAGTGCTCGATGCTCTGAAGCTGAAACTGGACGGGACGGCGGCCAGCAGCGAGACGGTGAAGAGGAAGCGAAAGGTTCTGGTCAACGCGCTCAACTATGCGGTGGAGTTGGGCGAAATCAAAGACAACCCCGTGAACGCGGTGTCCTGGCAGAAGCCGCCCCGGGTGATACCCGTCGATCCCCGCGTGGTGGCCAACCCCAAACAGGCGCGCGTACTGATCGACGCGGTGTCGTATGTGGGCGGGTACGAGCGGGCCCGGGGGCGCCGCCTGGTGGGGCTGTTCGCTGGGATGTACTACGCCGGTCTCCGCCCCGCCGAGGCCGTCGGCGTGGCGCGCGTAGATTGTGACCTGCCGGAGGAAGGGTGGGGCCGGGTTCTGCTGCACCGTACCCGGCCGACGGCGGGCAAGAAGTGGACCGGGACCGGCGAGGTGCACGACGACCGCGGGTTGAAAAACCGTGAGCCGGAAGATGTCCGGCCCGTGCCTCTGCCGCCGCAACTAGTCGCGATTTGGCGCGAGAGCATCGACACCTTCGGCACGGCCGACGACGGCCGACTCTTCTTCAACGAGCGCGGTGGCCTCGTGGGTTCCTCCACCTACTCGCGGGTGTGGGCGGAGGCTCGGGAACTCGGACTGCCGCCCGAACTTGCCGCCAGCCCTCTGGCCGACCGTCCGTACGACCTCCGTCACTCGGCGTTGTCAACCTGGCTGAACGCAGGGCTCGATCCCACGGAGGTGGCTGAACGTGCTGGTAACAGCGTCGAGATCCTCCTAGCCAGGTACGCCAAATGTCTGCACGGCAGACACGTCGTAGCCAATCGCCGTATCGACGCCCTGCTGAATGAATACGAGTCATGATCAGCATCGAGCGCCCCGCAGCACTAGTTGCGGGGCGCTCGATGTCCCCGTTCTAGGGGATTGTTCCGCGAATGTCCGATCCCGCGCATGTCCCGCGCTGCCCGTCCTAGAGGTGCCTTGCGTGGCGCATGGTTGCACACAGTGACAGACCCCCTGGTCAGGCGAACTACCTGATCAGGGGGTCTTGTAGGCACCTGACCTGCGGTGCCCCCGGCAGGATTCGAACCTGCGCACACGGCTCCGGAGGCCGTTGCTCTATCCCCTGAGCTACGGGGGCGACGGGAAGAACAGTACCAGGTTGGGAGGGGTGGGCCTGACAGGGTTTCGGTGGGGTGGGGGAGGGGGCGCGGGTGGAGGCTGTGGTGGGGGCGGATGGGGGAGCGGGGTTCACCCTTGGGCGGGAAGAAATGGGGAAAACGCGGACGGGTCGCGGCGGGCACGCCTAGGCTTTCGGGTGTGACGGGCGCGTCCGGCCGGGTCCTTGTGGTGGATGACAACAAGGTGATCCGGCAGCTGATCAGGGTCAACCTTGAGCTGGAGGGCTTCGAGGTCGTGACCGCGGCCGATGGTGCCGAGTGCCTGGAGATCGTGCACCGCGTGCAGCCGGATGTCGTGACGCTCGACGTGGTGATGCCCCGGCTCGACGGTGAGCGCACGGCCGCCCGGCTGCGCGCCGATCCCCGTACGCAGGACACCGGCATCGTCATGGTCAGCGCCGGCACCGTCGCGGACGGTGTCGGCGACGCCTACCTGGCCAAGCCGTTCGAGCCCGCCGAGCTGGTCGAGACGGTACGCCGCCTCGCCGCGCGCCGCGCCGCCTCCCCGCCCGGCGGCGACCAGTGCGGCCCGGGTGGCCCAGCCGGCCCGGGCGGCCCGAGCACCCCCAGCGGCTCCGACGACCCCGACGTCGACCCGCCGCCCGACCAGTACCGTGGCCGCACCCCCGCCACCTCCGGCCCGTAGGCGGGTAGCCGGTGGGTGGCCCGGTGGGCCCGGTGGGCCGGCGGCCCGGGAGACCGGCCGGCCCGTAGCCCCGCGCGCGCGTCGATCCGCCCGCCGCGGGCAGCGGGAGGGGGCCTCCGCCGAAACCCCCTCGCCCTCCCCGCCCCCTCCTCCCCTACGCTTTTGTGCGTGACCCCCGCCGAGCTGTCCCGCACCGTCCTCGCGACGGTGCGCCGTGCCGTCGAGGCCGGGGAGCTGGACGTGCCCGCGCTGCCGGAGCGCGCCGTGGTGCAGCGCCCGCCGCGTCCCGGCTGCGGCGACTACGCGACCAATGTCGCGCTCCAGCTCGCCGGCCCGGCCGGTCGCAGCCCGTACGAGGTCGCCGCCGTGCTCGCCCGCCGGCTGGAGAAGGAGCCGGGCATCGCCGGGGTCGAGATCGCCGGCGCCGGATTCCTGAACATCACGCTCGACGCGTGTGCGTACGGCGACGTCGTACGCCAGGTGCGCCAGCAGCGCGGCGGCTACGGGCACGGGGACGGCCTGGCCGACGAGGCGCTGACCGTCACCGGCGACACCGGCCCCCGCGCCGCCGTCGTCGCCGAAGCGGTCAACGCGCTGCTGCACGCCGCAGGCGCGCGCCCCGGCCCGCCGCAGCCCGTCACCGTCGCCGAGCCGCCGCTCCCGGCCGCCGAGCCGCCGTTCCCGGCCGCCGATTCGCCGCTCCCGCCGGCCGCGCCGCCGCTTCCGTCCGCCGATCCGGCGCTCCCGGTCACCGCGCCGCCGCTCCCGTCCGCCGAACCACCGCTCCAGGACACCACGCCCGCCGCGCCCCCCGCGCCGGGCGCCCTCGGCCCCGACGCCACCCGCTGGGCCTACCTCCGCCCGCCCGCCGAGGACGTCCCCCGCCTCACCCCCGACCTCCTCGTGCAGCGCGAGGCCAACCCGCTGTTCCGCGTCCGCTACGCCCACGCCCGCACCCGGGCACTGCAACGCCACGCCCACGACCTGGGCATCGACGTCGAACAGCCGGCGCAGGACCCGTACCACCACCCCGCCGAGACCGAGTTGCTCGGCCTGATCGCCGACTTCCCGCGCGTCGTGGAGACCGCCGCGCGCCGCCACGCGCCCGACCGGGTGGCGCGGCACCTGGAGCGGCTCGCCGACGCCTTCCTGCGCTTCCAGCAGGAGTGTCCGCCGCTGCCGAAGGGCGACGAGAAACCCTCGGCCGCCCACGCCGCCCGCCTCCGCCTCGCCGACGCGACGGGCGTCGTGCTCGCCGGCGGCCTGCACCTCCTCGGCATCACCGCCCCCGACCACCTCTGATCCCCCGACCACCTCTGAACCCCCGGCCGCGCCGGTACGCGCCCGCGACGCCCGCCCCGCACCCGGCCGCCGATCACGCCGACACGCCGACACGCCCGTCACACCGATCACGCCGAGCCAAGCGCCCAGCACCACCAGAGCACCACCCGAGCCCCGCACAGAAAGTCCACGCCCGTGAGCCGCTCCGCACACCCCGCAGGCCCCCGTCACGCCGACGTGCTGCCCGAAGGGCACTACGCCGCGCCGCCCGCCGACCTCAACCACCTCGACCCGCGGATCTGGTCGCGCACCGTGACCCGTAACGACGACGGCGCCGCGCAGGTCGGCGGCCTGGACGTACGGGCGCTGGCGCAGGAGTACGGCACCCCCGCGTACGTGATGGACGAGCAGGACTTCCGGGCCCGCTGCCGGGCCTGGCGCAGTGCCTTCGGGGACGGCGCCGACGTGTTCTACGCCGGCAAGGCGTTCCTGTCCCGCGCCGTGGTCAGGTGGCTGCACGAGGAGGGCCTGAACCTCGACGTCTGCTCCGGCACCGAACTCGCGGTCGCGCTCGACGCCGGCATGCCCGCCGAGCGGATCGCGCTGCACGGCAACAACAAGAGCGCCGCGGAGATCGAGCGCGCGGTGGGCGCCGGCGTCGGGCGGATCGTGCTCGACTCCTTCCAGGAGATCGACCGGGTCGCCGACGCGGCCCGGCGGCACGGCGTCCGGCAGCGGGTGCAGATCCGGGTCACCGTCGGCGTCGAGGCGCACACCCACGAGTTCATCGCGACCGCGCACGAGGACCAGAAGTTCGGCCTGTCGCTGGCCGACGGGCAGGCCGCCGAGGCGGTCCGCCGGGTGCTGGCGCGAGGCAGCCTGGAGCTGGCCGGCATCCACAGCCACATCGGCTCGCAGATCTTCGACATGGCCGGCTTCGAGGTGGCCGCCCGCCGCGTGGTCGGACTGCTCGCCGCGGTGCGCGACGAGCACGGCCTGGAACTGCCCGAGATCGACCTCGGCGGCGGCCTCGGCATCGCGTACACCCCCGACGACGACCCGTGGGAGCCGCAGGACATCGCCAAGGCGCTCGGCGACATCGTCACCCGC from Actinacidiphila sp. DG2A-62 includes:
- a CDS encoding tyrosine-type recombinase/integrase, whose protein sequence is MKTSDVRIWSVRVKRRQGKDTYEVRWAVAGREISRSRATKGLADKLRARLLMAQEAGEQFDTETGLPASMEEQQAGLSWYAFALKYLAMKWPHAAPNYRDDINEALTAVTKALVPKRPDQPSDNALQRALRDWAFVLPGPAEREMPTGAAAAIDWVAMHSPALRDLEQPAVMRGVLDALKLKLDGTAASSETVKRKRKVLVNALNYAVELGEIKDNPVNAVSWQKPPRVIPVDPRVVANPKQARVLIDAVSYVGGYERARGRRLVGLFAGMYYAGLRPAEAVGVARVDCDLPEEGWGRVLLHRTRPTAGKKWTGTGEVHDDRGLKNREPEDVRPVPLPPQLVAIWRESIDTFGTADDGRLFFNERGGLVGSSTYSRVWAEARELGLPPELAASPLADRPYDLRHSALSTWLNAGLDPTEVAERAGNSVEILLARYAKCLHGRHVVANRRIDALLNEYES
- the nrtL gene encoding ArgS-related anticodon-binding protein NrtL, coding for MTPAELSRTVLATVRRAVEAGELDVPALPERAVVQRPPRPGCGDYATNVALQLAGPAGRSPYEVAAVLARRLEKEPGIAGVEIAGAGFLNITLDACAYGDVVRQVRQQRGGYGHGDGLADEALTVTGDTGPRAAVVAEAVNALLHAAGARPGPPQPVTVAEPPLPAAEPPFPAADSPLPPAAPPLPSADPALPVTAPPLPSAEPPLQDTTPAAPPAPGALGPDATRWAYLRPPAEDVPRLTPDLLVQREANPLFRVRYAHARTRALQRHAHDLGIDVEQPAQDPYHHPAETELLGLIADFPRVVETAARRHAPDRVARHLERLADAFLRFQQECPPLPKGDEKPSAAHAARLRLADATGVVLAGGLHLLGITAPDHL
- a CDS encoding helix-turn-helix transcriptional regulator, translated to MTVPEVLEELNGISRRTFYRWRELGMGPKAFKLPNGELRIRRSVFVQWLADREDEAA
- a CDS encoding IS256 family transposase, producing the protein MTAPDSLPLHALTEENLASASPDLLRAMVKTFSDALMSAEADVLCNAEYGQVSDERVNHRNGYRPREWDTRAGTIELAIPKLRQGSYFPAWLLERRRRAEQALISVVATAYLLGVSTRRVEKLAQSLGVTQLSKSQVSAMAKHLDEQVAAFRNRPLDAGPYAFVWVDALTQKVREGGRIVNVHALVAVGVNADGHREILGLDVATAEDGAGWLAFLRSLTARGLSGVQLVVSDAHTGLVAAIGAVLPGASWQRCRTHYARNLLSQVPKSAQPWVATLLRTVFEQPDAEAVTAQMTHVLNALEAKFPKAAAHLDTAQGDLLAFTAFPREIWRQIWSNNPQERLNKEIRRRTDVVGIFPDRTALIRLVGAVLAEQNDEWTEARRYMSRDILAKTGHPNVSETGNTTLTTELTA
- a CDS encoding response regulator; this encodes MTGASGRVLVVDDNKVIRQLIRVNLELEGFEVVTAADGAECLEIVHRVQPDVVTLDVVMPRLDGERTAARLRADPRTQDTGIVMVSAGTVADGVGDAYLAKPFEPAELVETVRRLAARRAASPPGGDQCGPGGPAGPGGPSTPSGSDDPDVDPPPDQYRGRTPATSGP
- a CDS encoding PhlD, coding for MLTSEIAADLEARHPGHPRLAVWLRMLRAAGVVSRPWVASLEKTAALEGVGPRSRAVWAAVADLAEQAAISALAVAGLDRTEVDAVVTTHSTSWTVPGLEVEMIRRLGLRPDVTRVPLTTLACAGGVHALVQAARITQARPGSRVLVVAAEALSTLYHPEHASLQTVLYGGLFGDCAAATVVVGDEALVPEGAGSLCGEAAVWEWLQPDSGDRYWSRVDADGLHFDSGPRASRAAGEVLPHLTSWLDGRPVEWAAVHPGGPGIIAGTVQALGLPETAGRHSFASLSGGNLGGPAVLDVLQRTLAAGDAKGPGLVIGFGPGFSATALYLDAAQTHSPGPDGGRGTARETA
- the lysA gene encoding diaminopimelate decarboxylase — protein: MSRSAHPAGPRHADVLPEGHYAAPPADLNHLDPRIWSRTVTRNDDGAAQVGGLDVRALAQEYGTPAYVMDEQDFRARCRAWRSAFGDGADVFYAGKAFLSRAVVRWLHEEGLNLDVCSGTELAVALDAGMPAERIALHGNNKSAAEIERAVGAGVGRIVLDSFQEIDRVADAARRHGVRQRVQIRVTVGVEAHTHEFIATAHEDQKFGLSLADGQAAEAVRRVLARGSLELAGIHSHIGSQIFDMAGFEVAARRVVGLLAAVRDEHGLELPEIDLGGGLGIAYTPDDDPWEPQDIAKALGDIVTRECEAAGLRPPRLSVEPGRAIVGPTAFTLYEVGTTKELPGLRTYVSVDGGMSDNIRTALYDAEYCVALVSRTSDAEPMLSRVVGKHCESGDIVVKDAFLPADLAPGDLLAVPATGAYCRSMASNYNHALRPPVIAVADGRARVIVRRETEDDLLRLDVG